In a single window of the Nodularia spumigena CCY9414 genome:
- a CDS encoding Dps family protein, with translation MSDTQTLLQNFGQVYDNPVLLDRSVTAPVTEGFNVVLASFQALYLQYQKHHFVVEGAEFYSLHEFFSDSYKQVQDHIHEIGERLNGLGGVPAASFSKLAELTCFEAEPDGVYSCRQMIENDLAAEQAMINVIRRQASQAESLGDRGTRYLYEQILVKTEERAYHLGHFLAKDSLTLGFVQPA, from the coding sequence ATGTCTGATACACAAACTTTATTACAGAATTTTGGTCAGGTTTATGACAATCCTGTATTGCTAGATCGCAGTGTAACAGCTCCAGTCACTGAAGGTTTTAATGTTGTATTAGCTAGCTTCCAAGCACTATACTTACAGTACCAAAAGCATCATTTTGTGGTGGAAGGTGCAGAGTTTTACTCACTGCATGAATTCTTTAGCGACAGCTACAAGCAAGTACAAGATCATATCCATGAAATTGGCGAGCGGTTAAATGGACTGGGTGGTGTGCCAGCCGCTAGTTTTAGCAAATTAGCAGAATTAACCTGTTTTGAAGCAGAACCCGACGGTGTATATTCTTGCCGCCAAATGATAGAAAATGACTTAGCGGCAGAACAAGCGATGATTAACGTGATTCGTCGTCAAGCCTCTCAAGCAGAGAGTTTGGGCGACCGTGGTACACGCTATCTATACGAGCAAATTCTGGTAAAAACTGAAGAAAGAGCTTACCACTTAGGTCACTTCTTGGCTAAAGATAGCTTAACTTTAGGATTTGTCCAACCTGCTTAA
- a CDS encoding DUF2993 domain-containing protein, giving the protein MPKKDSPRNNSHKIRIITNVLTTALKLWLKSQVSQVSQLEVEIKASDRQILSGRIPWVSIIASHAVYQGLNITRIQLVAENIQVNIGSILKGQQLKLLETVPVVGNLIVEEKDLNSSLSSNLLFSALNDVVWKILPEFSLKSQQISWQKIILANHQIILNAILSPTSEPTPLEMYVNLDLISGHELNLEKIQVIQKEVPIFQDEQSYHLDLGSDVDIQELSLTPGKLVCQGRINVNP; this is encoded by the coding sequence ATGCCTAAGAAAGATTCCCCAAGAAACAATTCACACAAAATCCGCATCATTACAAACGTGCTGACAACAGCGCTCAAGCTGTGGTTGAAGTCACAAGTTAGCCAAGTATCGCAGTTAGAAGTTGAGATCAAAGCGAGCGATCGGCAAATTCTCTCTGGTCGTATTCCTTGGGTATCTATTATTGCCAGTCATGCCGTATATCAAGGCCTTAATATTACACGAATTCAACTCGTTGCCGAAAATATTCAGGTGAATATAGGATCAATACTCAAAGGACAACAACTAAAACTATTAGAAACAGTCCCAGTGGTGGGTAATTTGATCGTCGAGGAAAAGGATCTCAATAGTTCTCTGTCATCTAATTTATTATTTAGTGCCTTAAATGATGTAGTGTGGAAAATCTTACCAGAATTTTCTTTAAAATCCCAGCAAATTTCTTGGCAAAAAATAATACTTGCTAATCATCAAATAATACTTAATGCTATTCTATCACCCACCAGTGAACCTACGCCTCTTGAGATGTATGTAAATTTAGACTTAATTAGCGGTCATGAGTTGAACCTAGAAAAAATTCAAGTCATCCAAAAGGAAGTACCAATTTTCCAGGATGAGCAGAGTTATCATCTGGATCTTGGCTCAGATGTCGATATTCAAGAACTCAGTTTGACCCCTGGTAAGCTGGTGTGCCAAGGAAGAATTAATGTGAATCCTTGA
- the carB gene encoding carbamoyl-phosphate synthase large subunit has product MPRRQDIHKILLLGSGPIVIGQACEFDYSGTQACKALREEGYEVVLVNSNPATIMTDPETADRTYIEPLTPDFVEKVIAKERPDALLPTMGGQTALNLAVALAKNGALDKYNVELIGAKLPAIEKAEDRKLFNEAMAKIGVAVCPSGTASSLAESKEIAAKIGTYPLIIRPAFTMGGTGGGIAYNKEEFEEMAQVGIDASPVSQILIDQSLLGWKEYELEVMRDLADNVVIICSIENLDPMGIHTGDSITVAPAQTLTDKEYQRLRDMAIKIIREIGVETGGSNIQFAVNPVTGDVVVIEMNPRVSRSSALASKATGFPIAKIAAKLAVGYTLDEIKNDITKQTPASFEPTIDYVVTKIPRFAFEKFPGSDPVLTTQMKSVGEAMAIGRTFNESFQKALRSLETGRAGWGCDQSEKLPSGEQIRALLRTPHPDRIFAVRHALQLGLSTEEIYELTAIDPWFLDKLQQLLDVEKFLKRTPLTQLTKEQFYAVKRDGFSDRQIAFATKTTEDEVRSYRKELGVIPVYKTVDTCAAEFEAFTPYYYSTYEDETEVLPTSKPKVMILGGGPNRIGQGIEFDYCCCHAAYALKKAGFETIMVNSNPETVSTDYDTSDRLYFEPLTKEDVINIIEAEKPVGVIIQFGGQTPLKLAVPLEEFLKNHPSLPTKIWGTSPDSIDMAENRERFEKILNELNIAQPPNGIARSYDDALIVAKRIGYPVVVRPSYVLGGRAMEIVYSDTDLERYMTFAVLVEPEHPILIDKFLENAIEVDVDAIADHTGRVVIGGIMEHIEQAGIHSGDSACSLPSISLSPAVLQQIRTWTVQLAQALSVVGLMNIQFAVVGAQGYSPQVYILEANPRASRTVPFVSKSTGIPLAKVASLIMSGKTLEELNFTEEVIPAHIAVKEAVLPFNKFPGTDTILGPEMRSTGEVMGIDSSFGRAFAKAELAAGEFLPLKGTVFVSMSDRDKSDAVNVVKELMTLGFTVMATLGTRRVLQENGLDVELVLKLHEGRPHVLDAIKNQKIQLIINTPSGEEAQTDARLIRRTALAYKIPIITTIAGARATVAAIHSLQTTTLDVKVIQDYCQVMELG; this is encoded by the coding sequence ATGCCCCGCCGTCAAGACATCCATAAAATACTGCTGTTAGGCTCTGGTCCTATTGTCATCGGACAAGCTTGTGAGTTTGACTATTCTGGGACTCAAGCCTGTAAAGCGCTGCGAGAAGAAGGCTATGAAGTGGTGTTAGTCAATTCTAACCCGGCAACGATTATGACCGATCCAGAAACGGCTGACCGTACCTATATTGAGCCGCTAACACCGGATTTCGTGGAAAAAGTGATTGCAAAAGAACGTCCTGATGCTCTGCTACCCACAATGGGAGGACAAACGGCTTTAAATCTGGCTGTAGCTTTGGCGAAAAATGGCGCTTTAGATAAGTATAACGTCGAATTAATTGGCGCAAAGTTACCAGCGATAGAGAAAGCCGAAGATCGCAAACTGTTTAACGAGGCTATGGCTAAAATAGGGGTGGCTGTTTGTCCTAGTGGTACAGCTTCATCTTTAGCAGAATCTAAGGAAATTGCCGCAAAAATTGGGACTTATCCCCTCATTATTCGTCCTGCCTTTACAATGGGTGGTACTGGTGGCGGTATTGCCTACAACAAAGAAGAATTTGAGGAAATGGCGCAGGTGGGTATTGATGCTAGCCCTGTTTCCCAAATTCTCATTGACCAATCTTTACTCGGTTGGAAAGAATACGAGTTGGAAGTAATGCGCGATTTAGCAGATAACGTTGTGATTATCTGTTCCATCGAAAACCTTGACCCGATGGGTATTCACACAGGGGACTCGATTACCGTCGCTCCCGCCCAAACTTTGACTGATAAAGAATATCAGCGTCTGCGGGATATGGCAATTAAAATTATCCGCGAGATTGGGGTAGAAACTGGCGGTTCTAATATCCAATTTGCGGTTAATCCTGTGACTGGGGATGTAGTGGTCATTGAGATGAATCCTCGTGTTTCTCGCAGTTCGGCTTTGGCTTCTAAAGCTACCGGTTTCCCCATTGCGAAAATTGCGGCGAAACTGGCTGTGGGTTACACGTTGGATGAAATTAAAAACGATATCACCAAGCAAACCCCCGCATCCTTTGAGCCGACTATTGACTATGTAGTTACCAAAATCCCCCGCTTCGCTTTTGAAAAGTTCCCCGGTTCTGACCCTGTGCTGACAACTCAAATGAAGTCTGTGGGTGAAGCAATGGCGATTGGGCGGACATTTAATGAATCTTTCCAAAAGGCGTTGCGTTCTCTGGAAACTGGGCGTGCTGGTTGGGGTTGTGACCAATCCGAAAAGTTACCCAGTGGTGAACAAATTCGCGCTTTACTGCGAACCCCTCATCCTGACCGGATTTTTGCGGTGCGTCATGCTTTACAACTAGGGTTAAGTACTGAGGAAATCTACGAACTTACGGCTATTGATCCTTGGTTCCTGGATAAATTACAACAACTGCTGGATGTGGAAAAGTTCCTGAAGCGGACACCTTTAACACAGTTGACAAAAGAGCAGTTTTATGCTGTGAAACGTGATGGTTTTAGCGATCGCCAAATTGCCTTTGCAACGAAAACTACTGAAGATGAAGTTCGCAGTTACCGCAAAGAATTAGGCGTTATCCCGGTTTACAAAACTGTGGATACCTGCGCGGCGGAGTTTGAAGCTTTTACTCCGTACTATTACTCTACCTACGAAGACGAAACCGAGGTTTTACCCACCAGCAAGCCCAAGGTGATGATTTTGGGCGGTGGTCCGAACCGCATTGGACAGGGTATTGAGTTTGACTATTGTTGTTGTCACGCTGCTTATGCTTTGAAAAAGGCAGGATTTGAGACAATTATGGTCAATTCTAATCCTGAAACGGTTTCTACAGATTATGACACAAGCGATCGCCTCTACTTTGAGCCGTTGACCAAAGAAGATGTGATCAACATTATCGAAGCTGAAAAGCCTGTAGGCGTAATTATTCAGTTTGGCGGACAAACACCCCTAAAATTGGCGGTTCCTTTAGAAGAGTTTCTCAAAAATCACCCGTCTCTTCCTACCAAAATTTGGGGAACATCGCCGGATTCTATCGATATGGCGGAAAATAGGGAAAGATTTGAGAAAATCCTGAATGAGTTAAATATTGCTCAACCGCCCAATGGAATCGCTCGCAGTTACGATGATGCGCTGATTGTGGCGAAACGTATCGGTTATCCGGTAGTTGTGCGTCCTAGTTACGTGTTAGGGGGACGAGCGATGGAAATCGTTTACTCTGATACGGATTTGGAACGTTACATGACTTTTGCGGTGCTGGTGGAACCGGAACACCCCATTTTAATTGATAAGTTCTTGGAAAATGCCATTGAAGTCGATGTCGATGCGATCGCCGATCATACCGGACGCGTAGTAATTGGTGGCATCATGGAACACATTGAACAAGCAGGAATTCACTCAGGAGATTCTGCCTGTTCCTTACCATCAATTTCCCTCTCCCCAGCAGTTCTGCAACAAATCCGCACTTGGACTGTGCAGTTAGCCCAAGCCTTATCAGTTGTGGGATTGATGAACATTCAGTTTGCTGTGGTGGGCGCACAAGGTTATTCTCCTCAAGTGTACATTCTGGAAGCTAACCCCCGTGCCTCCCGCACAGTGCCTTTTGTGTCTAAATCTACCGGGATACCTTTGGCAAAGGTCGCATCCTTAATTATGTCGGGTAAAACTTTAGAGGAGCTTAACTTTACCGAAGAAGTGATTCCTGCTCATATTGCTGTCAAAGAAGCAGTATTACCCTTTAATAAATTCCCTGGAACTGATACAATATTAGGGCCAGAAATGCGCTCTACTGGTGAGGTGATGGGAATCGACAGCAGCTTTGGGCGGGCGTTTGCTAAGGCAGAATTAGCAGCTGGTGAGTTTTTACCCCTCAAAGGTACTGTATTTGTCTCCATGAGCGATCGCGATAAATCCGATGCAGTTAATGTAGTTAAGGAACTGATGACATTGGGATTTACGGTCATGGCTACATTAGGTACACGCCGTGTCCTTCAGGAAAACGGCTTAGATGTGGAGTTAGTGTTGAAACTTCATGAAGGTCGTCCCCATGTCCTCGATGCGATTAAAAATCAGAAAATTCAACTGATCATTAACACCCCTTCAGGGGAAGAAGCCCAAACTGATGCTAGGCTGATCCGGCGCACAGCTTTAGCATACAAAATCCCCATTATTACTACTATCGCCGGAGCCAGAGCCACAGTAGCCGCTATCCATTCACTACAAACTACTACTTTAGACGTAAAAGTTATCCAAGATTACTGTCAGGTTATGGAACTAGGCTAA
- a CDS encoding pseudouridine synthase, whose protein sequence is MEARLQKILAQWGIASRRESEEMIRRSRVRINGVLAHLGQKVDPERDKISVDGKPVYAQQRPPLIYLLLHKPAGVVSTCYDPQGRKTVLDLLPPELRKGSGLHPVGRLDAESTGALILTNDGDLTFGLTHPSHSIPKTYQVLVKGHPSEAVLEMWRKGVVLEGRKTRPAKVHLIESLAKNSHLEIVLKEGRNRQIRRVAQQLGYPVIQLHRTSIGPIQLQMPKLPFLGEGNYRSLKSAEIRFLQEHIKHLPIKDSSEVRSATKA, encoded by the coding sequence ATGGAGGCACGGTTACAAAAAATTCTAGCTCAATGGGGTATTGCCTCACGTCGCGAATCAGAAGAAATGATTCGGCGATCGCGTGTGCGTATCAATGGCGTATTGGCACATTTAGGTCAAAAAGTTGACCCAGAGAGAGATAAAATATCAGTAGATGGTAAGCCAGTATATGCTCAACAAAGGCCACCTTTAATATACCTATTGCTACACAAACCAGCAGGGGTAGTTTCCACCTGCTACGACCCACAAGGAAGAAAAACTGTTTTGGATTTACTCCCCCCAGAATTACGCAAAGGTTCAGGTTTGCACCCAGTTGGTCGTTTAGATGCAGAATCAACAGGAGCATTAATCTTGACAAATGATGGAGACCTGACATTTGGACTCACACATCCGAGTCACAGTATTCCTAAGACATATCAGGTTTTAGTCAAGGGACATCCCAGCGAAGCAGTTCTAGAAATGTGGCGTAAAGGTGTGGTCTTAGAAGGGAGAAAAACACGTCCGGCTAAAGTGCATTTAATCGAAAGTCTTGCAAAAAATAGTCATTTAGAAATAGTTTTAAAGGAGGGACGAAACCGACAAATTCGCCGTGTAGCCCAACAGTTGGGATATCCAGTCATTCAGCTACATCGTACTTCCATCGGTCCAATTCAATTACAAATGCCAAAATTACCCTTTTTAGGTGAAGGTAATTATCGTTCTCTTAAAAGTGCTGAAATTCGCTTTTTGCAAGAGCATATTAAGCATCTACCAATTAAAGATTCATCAGAGGTCAGGAGCGCAACAAAAGCATGA
- a CDS encoding NUDIX domain-containing protein: protein MTYRNPAPTVDIIIELVDRPHRPIVLIERHNSPLGWAIPGGFVDYGEAVEVAARREADEETGLKVELVEQFLVYSDPNRDARQHTISIVFLATASGEPMAGDDAKNIAVFESWRVPSNLCFDHDRILRDYWQYRHYGLRPRLGFD, encoded by the coding sequence ATGACTTATAGAAATCCTGCACCCACGGTTGATATCATCATTGAGTTGGTGGATCGACCACATCGACCGATAGTGTTAATTGAGCGTCATAATTCTCCTTTGGGTTGGGCTATTCCTGGTGGTTTTGTTGATTATGGTGAGGCTGTGGAAGTGGCGGCGCGGCGGGAAGCTGACGAGGAAACGGGTTTAAAGGTGGAGTTGGTTGAACAGTTTTTGGTCTATTCTGACCCTAACCGGGATGCCCGTCAGCATACTATCAGTATTGTGTTTTTGGCAACTGCATCGGGTGAACCAATGGCGGGTGATGATGCTAAGAATATAGCCGTTTTTGAGTCTTGGCGTGTTCCGAGTAATTTATGTTTTGACCACGATCGCATTCTGCGGGATTATTGGCAATATCGGCATTATGGGCTGCGTCCGAGGTTGGGTTTTGATTAA
- a CDS encoding Rid family detoxifying hydrolase: protein MDANELLEKYAAGERKFKEVNLSGVDLKGAKLNEIDLYKTNLSGADLSETTLKKAHLWEANLSRASLKCTNLSKIQGGSLNLSWADLSGADLSFAYLKEAIFFRADLTQANLTQANLTNALFENANLQKAQLRGVSLEKSNLSGVNLTEADLVGVSLEQANLQEACFQGANLERTNISNANLMLANFDGANLKKANLTGANIYGATFKNADLTGAIMPDGQVYQPTTSEGEIVQPETLLEKVIFMTREVIRTDNAPAPVGPYNQAIAASGKMIFVAGQIAIDPRLGDVVYTDDINKQTEQVMANMEAILIASGATFDNVVKTTVFLADMNDFAAVNAIYAKYFPEETAPARACVQVSRLPKNVLVEIDCIAVI, encoded by the coding sequence ATGGATGCTAATGAATTGTTGGAGAAATATGCCGCAGGAGAACGGAAATTTAAAGAAGTAAATTTAAGTGGAGTAGACCTAAAAGGTGCAAAGTTAAATGAGATAGACCTATACAAAACAAATTTGAGTGGAGCAGATTTAAGTGAAACAACACTAAAAAAAGCTCATCTTTGGGAAGCAAATCTATCTAGGGCATCTTTAAAATGTACTAACTTGAGCAAAATTCAGGGCGGTTCGCTGAATTTGAGTTGGGCTGACCTTAGTGGTGCGGATTTAAGCTTCGCATATTTGAAAGAGGCAATTTTTTTTAGGGCAGATTTAACACAAGCAAACTTGACACAGGCTAATCTCACTAACGCATTATTTGAAAATGCCAATCTCCAAAAAGCTCAACTTCGGGGAGTCAGTCTGGAGAAATCTAATTTATCAGGGGTAAATTTAACTGAGGCGGATTTAGTTGGAGTATCCCTAGAACAAGCAAATCTTCAAGAAGCCTGTTTCCAAGGAGCAAATTTAGAAAGAACCAATATTTCTAATGCAAATTTAATGCTGGCAAATTTTGATGGTGCAAATCTGAAAAAGGCGAATTTAACTGGAGCCAATATTTACGGTGCAACTTTCAAAAATGCAGACCTCACTGGTGCGATAATGCCTGACGGGCAAGTTTACCAGCCAACAACCTCTGAGGGGGAAATTGTCCAGCCAGAAACATTATTAGAAAAAGTGATATTTATGACTCGTGAAGTAATTCGGACTGATAACGCACCGGCTCCAGTGGGACCATATAATCAAGCGATCGCCGCTTCGGGTAAAATGATCTTCGTAGCTGGTCAAATTGCCATTGACCCCCGCCTCGGTGATGTCGTCTACACGGATGACATAAATAAGCAAACGGAGCAGGTAATGGCTAATATGGAGGCTATTCTGATTGCATCTGGTGCAACCTTTGACAACGTGGTCAAAACCACAGTATTTTTAGCTGATATGAATGATTTTGCCGCAGTCAATGCGATTTATGCGAAATATTTTCCTGAAGAAACAGCCCCCGCTCGTGCTTGTGTGCAGGTTTCACGCCTACCAAAGAATGTTTTAGTAGAAATTGATTGTATAGCCGTCATCTAA
- a CDS encoding Asr1405/Asl0597 family protein: MKPLSSEIEKNFVVGLGVDWADRWQVYQRLQELDIPCCCEANQPLRVEINNPLAVFQLWSVMQQLTASRQELICNLEDCWKSCYRKF, encoded by the coding sequence TTGAAACCGTTAAGTTCAGAAATCGAGAAAAATTTTGTGGTCGGGTTAGGGGTAGACTGGGCAGACAGATGGCAAGTCTATCAACGTTTACAGGAGCTAGATATTCCCTGTTGCTGCGAGGCTAACCAGCCCTTGAGGGTTGAAATTAACAATCCTTTGGCAGTTTTTCAACTGTGGTCTGTAATGCAGCAATTAACAGCATCTCGACAAGAATTAATTTGTAATCTTGAAGATTGCTGGAAGAGTTGCTACCGAAAGTTTTGA
- the malQ gene encoding 4-alpha-glucanotransferase, with amino-acid sequence MPFPRASGILLHPTSFPSRFGIGDLGLEAYKFIDFLRETYQQYWQVLPLGPTGYGNSPYAAYSAMAGNPMLISPEQLQEQRLLAEEDFANLPVFNESKVEYDQVNAIKIALLKKACDNFQVQATPLQKKEFAGFCESKAYWLDDYALFMAIKDANNNTSWHTWEKEIVKRESAAIDQAKEKLAAEIYYYKFVQFEFFRQWSELKTYANMSGIHIIGDIPIYVAQDSADVWAHPHIFCLDEETREPALMAGVPPDYFSETGQLWGNPVYNWEALQKQDFNWWLGRFEAMLDYIDVIRIDHFRGFEAYWAVEQGEETAMNGEWMKAPGEELFDAIKAKLGTLPVLAEDLGVITPEVEALRDKYEFPGMKVLQFAFGSDPGNSFLPFNYTRNAVVYTGTHDNDTTVGWFNQANDWEKRNLLLYLGCISDEGIHWDVIRLALSSIANQAIIPLQDILGLGTEARMNFPSTAEGNWGWRYQPSLLTAELGERLKNLTQLYGRAPQQK; translated from the coding sequence ATGCCTTTTCCTAGAGCCAGTGGTATTTTGCTGCATCCTACATCTTTTCCCAGTCGATTTGGTATTGGCGACTTAGGCTTAGAAGCCTATAAATTTATTGATTTTCTCAGAGAAACTTACCAGCAATATTGGCAAGTCTTACCATTAGGACCGACTGGATACGGAAATTCTCCCTATGCTGCATATTCAGCAATGGCGGGAAACCCCATGCTCATCAGCCCAGAACAACTGCAAGAACAACGTTTACTCGCTGAAGAGGACTTTGCTAATTTACCAGTATTTAACGAATCAAAGGTAGAATACGACCAAGTAAACGCAATCAAGATTGCATTACTCAAAAAAGCTTGCGATAATTTTCAAGTTCAAGCTACACCTTTACAAAAAAAAGAATTTGCCGGTTTTTGTGAGAGCAAAGCCTATTGGCTCGATGACTACGCCTTATTTATGGCGATCAAAGATGCTAATAATAATACCAGTTGGCATACATGGGAGAAGGAAATTGTCAAGCGCGAATCAGCAGCAATAGATCAAGCTAAGGAAAAATTAGCGGCTGAAATTTATTATTATAAGTTTGTGCAATTTGAATTCTTCCGCCAGTGGTCAGAACTCAAAACTTATGCCAACATGAGCGGGATTCACATTATTGGCGATATTCCTATCTATGTAGCCCAAGATAGCGCTGATGTCTGGGCGCACCCCCATATCTTTTGTTTAGATGAAGAGACTAGAGAACCGGCGTTAATGGCGGGAGTTCCACCAGATTACTTTAGTGAAACTGGTCAATTATGGGGAAATCCGGTTTATAACTGGGAAGCATTACAAAAACAAGACTTTAACTGGTGGCTGGGTCGTTTTGAAGCGATGCTGGACTATATAGATGTGATTCGCATTGACCACTTCCGGGGGTTTGAAGCTTATTGGGCTGTGGAACAAGGAGAAGAGACAGCCATGAATGGAGAGTGGATGAAAGCCCCAGGAGAGGAATTATTTGATGCGATTAAAGCTAAATTGGGGACGCTACCCGTTTTAGCGGAAGATTTGGGAGTAATTACCCCAGAAGTAGAAGCGCTGCGGGATAAGTATGAATTTCCGGGGATGAAGGTTTTGCAGTTTGCGTTTGGTTCTGATCCTGGTAATTCGTTTTTACCTTTCAACTACACACGCAATGCTGTAGTTTATACGGGAACTCACGATAATGATACAACTGTCGGCTGGTTCAATCAAGCTAACGATTGGGAAAAGCGTAATTTATTACTGTATTTAGGTTGCATCAGTGATGAAGGTATCCACTGGGATGTAATTCGCCTAGCTTTGAGTTCTATCGCCAATCAAGCCATTATTCCTTTGCAAGATATTTTAGGTTTAGGAACCGAGGCGCGGATGAATTTTCCCAGCACTGCTGAAGGTAACTGGGGTTGGCGTTATCAGCCGTCTTTGTTGACAGCAGAATTGGGCGAGAGGCTAAAAAATCTGACTCAACTCTATGGACGCGCACCCCAGCAGAAATAA
- a CDS encoding (2Fe-2S) ferredoxin domain-containing protein, producing the protein MSASYSTNNSEFCLEGRFIDFVIKDGYKLKGLLLGTSEGECYVKLAKHLQAAFDLRLPPGTWLQVVGYKKHDIKKDKVTLKAERVVAARSEIGRAAIVTPVQEPPAMETAKTKPAKNKETILVCQKSDCMKRGGKAVCQALEAALSNRGLEDQVTIKGTGCMKKCKAGPNIVMPDKTRYSRIPSTQVPAIMDKHFADIREEEQPENCSEVVVHHGKFC; encoded by the coding sequence ATGAGTGCATCTTACAGTACAAACAACTCAGAATTTTGCCTAGAAGGAAGATTTATTGATTTTGTAATTAAAGATGGCTACAAGCTAAAGGGCTTGTTGTTGGGAACTTCTGAGGGTGAATGTTATGTTAAACTCGCGAAGCATTTACAGGCGGCTTTTGACTTGCGTTTACCACCGGGGACTTGGCTGCAAGTTGTTGGTTATAAAAAGCATGATATAAAAAAAGATAAAGTTACCTTGAAAGCCGAGCGTGTGGTGGCTGCACGTTCTGAGATAGGGAGAGCTGCAATTGTTACTCCAGTACAGGAACCGCCAGCAATGGAAACGGCTAAGACAAAACCAGCTAAGAATAAAGAGACTATTTTGGTCTGTCAAAAGTCTGATTGTATGAAACGTGGCGGTAAAGCTGTTTGTCAGGCTTTGGAGGCGGCTTTAAGTAATCGCGGTTTGGAAGACCAAGTGACTATTAAAGGTACTGGTTGCATGAAAAAATGTAAGGCTGGCCCTAATATAGTGATGCCAGACAAAACCCGCTATAGTCGTATTCCATCTACACAAGTTCCGGCAATTATGGATAAGCATTTTGCCGACATTAGGGAAGAAGAACAGCCAGAGAATTGCTCAGAAGTGGTAGTCCACCACGGGAAATTTTGCTGA
- a CDS encoding helix-turn-helix domain-containing protein, which yields MKWLKSKHKKQPKLSLKQQQSQKLAELGALLSASRQERGSSLEEMVILTKIPLRLLQAIEEGKLDDLPEPVYIQGLIRQFADALGFNGVELAKSFPLGYQPVSLPPNAKNKSVTPPLRPLRHYSIGLLRPLHLYLLYIFVIVCSVSSLSQLLKNTALSDSNQQPGQNTVLNPDSNQLNSPLSGKLQPVSDTSNTTNSSESVHIGVTLKASSWIRIVADGKTEFEGVLPKGTQRTWKAQQELTVKTNNAGSVLMSVNQQEAQRMGEPGKEREIKIGAKPSP from the coding sequence ATGAAATGGCTAAAAAGTAAACATAAAAAACAGCCCAAACTTTCATTAAAACAACAACAATCGCAAAAATTAGCAGAACTGGGCGCTCTCCTGTCGGCTTCTCGCCAAGAACGGGGTTCATCACTAGAAGAAATGGTCATTTTGACCAAAATTCCCCTGCGGTTGTTACAAGCCATTGAAGAAGGGAAATTAGATGATCTACCAGAACCAGTTTATATTCAGGGTTTAATCAGGCAATTTGCCGATGCATTAGGCTTTAATGGTGTGGAACTTGCCAAAAGTTTTCCTCTGGGTTATCAACCAGTGAGTTTACCGCCTAATGCCAAAAATAAATCAGTTACCCCACCACTACGTCCCCTGAGACATTATTCAATTGGTTTACTACGTCCTCTTCACCTTTACTTACTTTACATATTTGTAATTGTATGCTCTGTAAGTAGCTTATCTCAGTTACTGAAGAATACGGCTCTGAGCGACAGTAATCAACAGCCAGGACAAAACACGGTTTTAAACCCAGACTCAAATCAATTAAATTCCCCACTATCAGGCAAATTACAGCCTGTGAGCGACACCTCGAATACCACCAATAGCAGTGAGTCAGTACATATTGGTGTCACCTTGAAAGCTTCATCCTGGATTCGCATAGTAGCTGATGGTAAAACCGAGTTTGAAGGCGTTCTCCCCAAAGGAACTCAGCGTACTTGGAAAGCTCAACAAGAATTAACAGTCAAAACCAACAATGCAGGTAGTGTGTTGATGAGTGTCAATCAGCAAGAAGCTCAACGCATGGGAGAACCAGGAAAAGAAAGAGAAATCAAAATTGGTGCTAAACCTAGTCCTTGA